One stretch of Excalfactoria chinensis isolate bCotChi1 chromosome 2, bCotChi1.hap2, whole genome shotgun sequence DNA includes these proteins:
- the TPD52 gene encoding tumor protein D52 isoform X5, which translates to MEPHGEPGLLRTDSIPEVGEDAAATVGMSETLSEEEQNELRKELAKVEEEIQTLSQVLAAKEKHLAEIKRKLGINSLQELKQNITKSWQDVTSTAAYKKTSETLSQAGQKASAAFSSVGSVISKKFEDVNIRSIQHSISMPIMRNSPTFKSFEEKVETLKSKVGGSKPASGDFGEVLNSAANASATETIAEETQEETH; encoded by the exons GGCTGCTGAGAACTGACTCTATACCTGAGGTTGGAGAGGATGCTGCTGCTACAGTCGGCATGTCAGAAACTCTGTCTGAAGAAGAACAGAATGAGCTCAGAAAAGAGCTTGCCAAG GTGGAAGAGGAAATTCAGACACTCTCACAAGTGCTGGCTGCCAAAGAGAAGCATCTAGCAGAAATCAAGAGAAAGCTGGGAATTAACTCATTACAGGAACTAAAGCAGAATATCACCAAAAGCTGGCAAGATGTTACGTCAACTGCAGC GTacaagaaaacatcagaaacCCTGTCTCAGGCAGGTCAGAAggcttctgctgcattttcctctgTTGGTTCAGTCATATCCAAGAAGTTTGAAGACGTCAA CATACGCTCCATACAACATTCGATTAGCATGCCTATTATGAG AAATTCTCCTACTTTCAAATCTTTTGAGGAAAAAGTTGAAACCTTGAAG TCTAAGGTTGGAGGAAGCAAACCTGCCAGCGGGGACTTTGGAGAAGTTCTGAACTCAGCTGCCAATGCCAGTGCCACAGAAACGATTGCAGAAGAGACACAGGAGGAGACCCACTGA
- the TPD52 gene encoding tumor protein D52 isoform X3 codes for MVAVLSELPGMDLYEDYKSPFDFNAGVDRTYLYLSPGINITPPGSPTLSKSGLLRTDSIPEVGEDAAATVGMSETLSEEEQNELRKELAKVEEEIQTLSQVLAAKEKHLAEIKRKLGINSLQELKQNITKSWQDVTSTAAYKKTSETLSQAGQKASAAFSSVGSVISKKFEDVKNSPTFKSFEEKVETLKSKVGGSKPASGDFGEVLNSAANASATETIAEETQEETH; via the exons ATGGTGGCGGTGCTCTCTGAGCTTCCTGGAATGGATCTATACGAGGATTACAAGTCGCCCTTTGATTTCAATGCAGGAGTGGACAGAACCTACCTTTACCTGTCACCCGGCATAAACATTACTCCACCTGGGTCACCTACGCTGTCCAAGTCTG GGCTGCTGAGAACTGACTCTATACCTGAGGTTGGAGAGGATGCTGCTGCTACAGTCGGCATGTCAGAAACTCTGTCTGAAGAAGAACAGAATGAGCTCAGAAAAGAGCTTGCCAAG GTGGAAGAGGAAATTCAGACACTCTCACAAGTGCTGGCTGCCAAAGAGAAGCATCTAGCAGAAATCAAGAGAAAGCTGGGAATTAACTCATTACAGGAACTAAAGCAGAATATCACCAAAAGCTGGCAAGATGTTACGTCAACTGCAGC GTacaagaaaacatcagaaacCCTGTCTCAGGCAGGTCAGAAggcttctgctgcattttcctctgTTGGTTCAGTCATATCCAAGAAGTTTGAAGACGTCAA AAATTCTCCTACTTTCAAATCTTTTGAGGAAAAAGTTGAAACCTTGAAG TCTAAGGTTGGAGGAAGCAAACCTGCCAGCGGGGACTTTGGAGAAGTTCTGAACTCAGCTGCCAATGCCAGTGCCACAGAAACGATTGCAGAAGAGACACAGGAGGAGACCCACTGA
- the TPD52 gene encoding tumor protein D52 isoform X1, which produces MVAVLSELPGMDLYEDYKSPFDFNAGVDRTYLYLSPGINITPPGSPTLSKSGLLRTDSIPEVGEDAAATVGMSETLSEEEQNELRKELAKVEEEIQTLSQVLAAKEKHLAEIKRKLGINSLQELKQNITKSWQDVTSTAAYKKTSETLSQAGQKASAAFSSVGSVISKKFEDVKLQAFSHSFSIRSIQHSISMPIMRNSPTFKSFEEKVETLKSKVGGSKPASGDFGEVLNSAANASATETIAEETQEETH; this is translated from the exons ATGGTGGCGGTGCTCTCTGAGCTTCCTGGAATGGATCTATACGAGGATTACAAGTCGCCCTTTGATTTCAATGCAGGAGTGGACAGAACCTACCTTTACCTGTCACCCGGCATAAACATTACTCCACCTGGGTCACCTACGCTGTCCAAGTCTG GGCTGCTGAGAACTGACTCTATACCTGAGGTTGGAGAGGATGCTGCTGCTACAGTCGGCATGTCAGAAACTCTGTCTGAAGAAGAACAGAATGAGCTCAGAAAAGAGCTTGCCAAG GTGGAAGAGGAAATTCAGACACTCTCACAAGTGCTGGCTGCCAAAGAGAAGCATCTAGCAGAAATCAAGAGAAAGCTGGGAATTAACTCATTACAGGAACTAAAGCAGAATATCACCAAAAGCTGGCAAGATGTTACGTCAACTGCAGC GTacaagaaaacatcagaaacCCTGTCTCAGGCAGGTCAGAAggcttctgctgcattttcctctgTTGGTTCAGTCATATCCAAGAAGTTTGAAGACGTCAA ACTACAGGCATTTTCACATTCCTTTAG CATACGCTCCATACAACATTCGATTAGCATGCCTATTATGAG AAATTCTCCTACTTTCAAATCTTTTGAGGAAAAAGTTGAAACCTTGAAG TCTAAGGTTGGAGGAAGCAAACCTGCCAGCGGGGACTTTGGAGAAGTTCTGAACTCAGCTGCCAATGCCAGTGCCACAGAAACGATTGCAGAAGAGACACAGGAGGAGACCCACTGA
- the TPD52 gene encoding tumor protein D52 isoform X2, translating into MVAVLSELPGMDLYEDYKSPFDFNAGVDRTYLYLSPGINITPPGSPTLSKSGLLRTDSIPEVGEDAAATVGMSETLSEEEQNELRKELAKVEEEIQTLSQVLAAKEKHLAEIKRKLGINSLQELKQNITKSWQDVTSTAAYKKTSETLSQAGQKASAAFSSVGSVISKKFEDVNIRSIQHSISMPIMRNSPTFKSFEEKVETLKSKVGGSKPASGDFGEVLNSAANASATETIAEETQEETH; encoded by the exons ATGGTGGCGGTGCTCTCTGAGCTTCCTGGAATGGATCTATACGAGGATTACAAGTCGCCCTTTGATTTCAATGCAGGAGTGGACAGAACCTACCTTTACCTGTCACCCGGCATAAACATTACTCCACCTGGGTCACCTACGCTGTCCAAGTCTG GGCTGCTGAGAACTGACTCTATACCTGAGGTTGGAGAGGATGCTGCTGCTACAGTCGGCATGTCAGAAACTCTGTCTGAAGAAGAACAGAATGAGCTCAGAAAAGAGCTTGCCAAG GTGGAAGAGGAAATTCAGACACTCTCACAAGTGCTGGCTGCCAAAGAGAAGCATCTAGCAGAAATCAAGAGAAAGCTGGGAATTAACTCATTACAGGAACTAAAGCAGAATATCACCAAAAGCTGGCAAGATGTTACGTCAACTGCAGC GTacaagaaaacatcagaaacCCTGTCTCAGGCAGGTCAGAAggcttctgctgcattttcctctgTTGGTTCAGTCATATCCAAGAAGTTTGAAGACGTCAA CATACGCTCCATACAACATTCGATTAGCATGCCTATTATGAG AAATTCTCCTACTTTCAAATCTTTTGAGGAAAAAGTTGAAACCTTGAAG TCTAAGGTTGGAGGAAGCAAACCTGCCAGCGGGGACTTTGGAGAAGTTCTGAACTCAGCTGCCAATGCCAGTGCCACAGAAACGATTGCAGAAGAGACACAGGAGGAGACCCACTGA
- the TPD52 gene encoding tumor protein D52 isoform X6, whose product MEPHGEPGLLRTDSIPEVGEDAAATVGMSETLSEEEQNELRKELAKVEEEIQTLSQVLAAKEKHLAEIKRKLGINSLQELKQNITKSWQDVTSTAAYKKTSETLSQAGQKASAAFSSVGSVISKKFEDVKNSPTFKSFEEKVETLKSKVGGSKPASGDFGEVLNSAANASATETIAEETQEETH is encoded by the exons GGCTGCTGAGAACTGACTCTATACCTGAGGTTGGAGAGGATGCTGCTGCTACAGTCGGCATGTCAGAAACTCTGTCTGAAGAAGAACAGAATGAGCTCAGAAAAGAGCTTGCCAAG GTGGAAGAGGAAATTCAGACACTCTCACAAGTGCTGGCTGCCAAAGAGAAGCATCTAGCAGAAATCAAGAGAAAGCTGGGAATTAACTCATTACAGGAACTAAAGCAGAATATCACCAAAAGCTGGCAAGATGTTACGTCAACTGCAGC GTacaagaaaacatcagaaacCCTGTCTCAGGCAGGTCAGAAggcttctgctgcattttcctctgTTGGTTCAGTCATATCCAAGAAGTTTGAAGACGTCAA AAATTCTCCTACTTTCAAATCTTTTGAGGAAAAAGTTGAAACCTTGAAG TCTAAGGTTGGAGGAAGCAAACCTGCCAGCGGGGACTTTGGAGAAGTTCTGAACTCAGCTGCCAATGCCAGTGCCACAGAAACGATTGCAGAAGAGACACAGGAGGAGACCCACTGA
- the TPD52 gene encoding tumor protein D52 isoform X4 translates to MEPHGEPGLLRTDSIPEVGEDAAATVGMSETLSEEEQNELRKELAKVEEEIQTLSQVLAAKEKHLAEIKRKLGINSLQELKQNITKSWQDVTSTAAYKKTSETLSQAGQKASAAFSSVGSVISKKFEDVKLQAFSHSFSIRSIQHSISMPIMRNSPTFKSFEEKVETLKSKVGGSKPASGDFGEVLNSAANASATETIAEETQEETH, encoded by the exons GGCTGCTGAGAACTGACTCTATACCTGAGGTTGGAGAGGATGCTGCTGCTACAGTCGGCATGTCAGAAACTCTGTCTGAAGAAGAACAGAATGAGCTCAGAAAAGAGCTTGCCAAG GTGGAAGAGGAAATTCAGACACTCTCACAAGTGCTGGCTGCCAAAGAGAAGCATCTAGCAGAAATCAAGAGAAAGCTGGGAATTAACTCATTACAGGAACTAAAGCAGAATATCACCAAAAGCTGGCAAGATGTTACGTCAACTGCAGC GTacaagaaaacatcagaaacCCTGTCTCAGGCAGGTCAGAAggcttctgctgcattttcctctgTTGGTTCAGTCATATCCAAGAAGTTTGAAGACGTCAA ACTACAGGCATTTTCACATTCCTTTAG CATACGCTCCATACAACATTCGATTAGCATGCCTATTATGAG AAATTCTCCTACTTTCAAATCTTTTGAGGAAAAAGTTGAAACCTTGAAG TCTAAGGTTGGAGGAAGCAAACCTGCCAGCGGGGACTTTGGAGAAGTTCTGAACTCAGCTGCCAATGCCAGTGCCACAGAAACGATTGCAGAAGAGACACAGGAGGAGACCCACTGA